In Candidatus Omnitrophota bacterium, the genomic stretch CTATCGTAAAACCCGGTTAAGATATTCCTCCTCGCTATTGCCTTTAATGCCGGAGTTATTTTTTCAAGTAAAATTTTAAAATCCATAGTATTACCTGCAAAAAATAAAAAAGCGTTTTACGCGTATATGCTCGCAGCGTAAAACGCCCCTCTTTGGGCCGTCGGAATAGGCTAAAAACAAAAAAAGCGTTCTTGCGAACGCCTCCCTGCTATTTAAAAACACATTCCCTGTGTTTTATTATATATACCACAAAATTAAGATAAAGTCAAGGGTCCAAAACAAATAGTAGTGTCAAGATTATTGTGCGCTTTCGTATTTAATTCGCCAAAAAGAAAAAATCCGGCGCTGAAAAAGCCGGAATTTCCTGTTCTGATATTCAAAATGGCGGTCCGAACTGGACGCCAGACGAACCCATTTGACTCCGCTCAGGGTTCGTCCTGAGCAAGCAAAGCGCGTCGAAAGACAAACTCCATACCCTCAAGAAGTGCATCTACTTGTGAAAATGACCTTCCGGCGCTTCAAGCATCATTTTATCTATTTTGACTAAGTGCTTTGAAATAAAACATTATTTTTGTGAACATCGAACAGTGAAACTTTTGAAAAAATAGTACGCTGCATACTTCTTAATAATATCTTTATTTGTTCAATAATTGTTATTTCTGCCCATAAAGGTTGTAAATCAAAAAATAGCAAAAGTTCAACATTTAATCCATCTGTTTCATATTGTTTTTTGAACTTGTCTTCAATCCTTTTGCCTAAAATGTCGTCAGAAAAAAATCCACCAGTAAACTGTAAGTTTTTATCATAAAACTTTTTTGCCAGATCTTGATTAATTATCTCGCTTAGTTCAAAATAAACTCTTTCACCATTAGAATATCTGCAAAGACAATCTGGTTTTGGAGGCTCACATGAATTTATTGCAAACTTGCTGAAAGACTTTCTCAAAAATTTATTCAAAACAAATATTTCCTTACTTGTTTTTTGACGCATATTAACCTTGGAGCAATTATTCATTAATTGCCTGCTAAAAATTAACATTAAAAATATTATTCTGAATATATAAATTAATTCCTAGTGTATTTAATACTATGTCTTTTTGTAGCACATCCAATCCTTCTTGCCTTTTCCAGATATATGTTTTTAAAAATAAAGGGGATCTTTCGATAGGGACTTTAAATTTAAACCCTGCACTCCTTCCCCTAACTTATATTTATTTATTTGCATAGTCATATAGCATCTCGCCGAATTTACCTATTCTTAGCGCTAACCATGTTGGGTTGTGCCTGTTCTTCGATGTTAGCTATTTTTCCAACAAACTTAATAATTCCTTCGCACAATAAACCTTTCCACGCCGCTTATCAGTAATTTCAACCAAGATATTTATTTTTTTAAGTTTTTCTATAGCTGCTTTAGCAGTATGAAAAGAAGTCTTTAGTTCTATTGCTGCTCGCGAAATACTGACGTAGGGATTTTTAAATAATTCGTCCAATAATTTACTTACATATATACTTGTTCGCTTCTCCTGTACTCGCTCCCTATAATTTTTAAGCAAACCAAGTATGGCTTTTGAATTTTCGGCTGCATCTTTTGATTGGACGATGATGGCTCGCAAGAAAAAACTAATCCATTCTTCCCATTCACCTCTTTGACTTACGGATACAAGCCGATCGTAATATTCTCTGCGGTTTTTCTCAAAGAAAGCACTCAAATAAAGCATGGGGTAACCAAGAAATTCTCTCTCGCATAAAAACAGAGTAATTATTAACCTTCCTATTCTGCCATTCCCATCAAGAAAGGGGTGTATGGCTTCAAACTGATAATGTATCAACGCACACTGTATTAGCCCAGGAATGCTATCTCTATTGTGTAAGAATTTCTCTAGTTCTCCCAAGGCTTCATGCATTTCATGAACTGGAGGAGGAACAAACGCCGCATCGTTTAATGTGCATCCCGCGGATCCTATCCAATTCTGACTACGGCGAAACTCGCCCGGAGTCAAGTGTTGTCCTCTCACGTCTTTCATAAGAATTCCGTGTATTTCGCGCATAAGCCGCAAACAAATAGGTAACTCTTTTAACCTCTCAAGTCCGTAATCCATCGCTTCAACATAATTTACTACTTCCAACACGTCTGTTTTTTGGACTTCCGCTTTTTGCTCTTCTCTCCGGGCTATTTCAAAATAAAATAAATCCGAAAGAGAAGTCTGCGTGCCTTCAATCTTTGAACTCAAAACCGCCTCTCTTCTCATATAAGGAACGATCAATAAATTCGGATTTGGCAATAATACGCCCACACCATTAAGATTCCCTAAGTGACGATTGGCTTCAGCTAACAGATTGATCAACTCGGCTGAATATTTAATTTCTGGGGGTAAAGAATGGGGAACAAATGCCGAATAATCTCTATCGGTTTTTATAACTTTGCCTGCCCGATTACTTTTGAAATCATTGGCGTTCATATATCTTACCCTAAACTTGTTAATTTAGCTACTAACACTATCTTCAATTATAATACACATAATTGAAGGAATCAAGCATTTTCTTCAATAACCGAATTCCGCCTGATCGTCCACCAAATTGCTACGCAATTTGGCAAGATCTCGCCATCTTTGATGGCGGGTCAAGACTGGCTGCCTGAACTGGACGCCAGACGAACTTCACAACCTCAATACTACCAATTACTTATCAAAATGACCCTTCGCCGCGGCAAAGGCGGTTTTATCTACTTAGGCGGCTTATTTCCTTCTTGATTTCTTCTATCACCTCTGTATTTTTTATCTCGTCGTCAATACTAAAAACAACAAAAACTTTCCCGCCATATTTTGCCTCAAAATCACGGAAACTCGCTCTCATTCTTTCGGTGGCTGAATAATTACCAAAGTTTGCCTTAGCCGTTACTGGTTTAAACGGAAACTCGCTCTCATTCTTTCGGTGGCTGAATAATTACCAAAGTTTGCCTTAGCCGTTACTGGTTTAATTTGAATGCCAAATGTCTTATCGCCCACATAGCATAGGTAATCAATGTCACCCGCGTGATCGAGTTCCGGATCAGATTCAACAAATTTTACTTCCGGAAACTTCTTTGCAATATTGTCGGTAACAACCGATTTCTCGCGGATGAAACCATCATATGTTCTTTGTATCGTAAGATTGTTAATATAGTCAATACAATCCTGCAGCGTTAAATTCTTAAAAACGTCTTGCCATTCCGGGATGACGATCTCGGTTATTTTTACATAAAGCCTTTCACCGAGCTCCCGCAAAATTTCTTTTGTGATTTTTACGGGATTTTTGCCATCTGTATATGCTTTTTCAAAATACCATTTTTCCCACTCCGATATAGACTTAGGCTGACATTCACGGATAAAGGCCATTACTGTGCCTACCTTATTGGGACGGGATAATTGATATGTTTGGCAGGCATAATTGAGTACCTTCTCTTTTTTCCCGAAATCCTTTGAATATCTTTTATTTTTCATTATGGGCGTGCTCCAGATTTTGTAATTCTATAAATTTTTCTTTATATTTGAATGCTATGTCAGTATCAACAAGCGCAAACCTCTCTTTAATGAGATGAGCGTTTATAAAAGTCTTATTTTTAAGATATAAGTAACACAGCAATCTATTTTCAGAATCGTATTTAACCTGATCGTATTTTAGAAATACTTTCTGGCCTTGCGTTTTATTTGTTAAATATTCCGTCGCTTTTCCATTTTTTATCGTGTCTTGTTTAACGCCCAACAATCTCACAGTTAAACCATTATTCAATTTCAAGATCTCTGGGCTAACTACCTCTTTGACTGTAAAATACTCTTCTCTCCGTCCACCACTTTGATCTATCTTTGAACCAAATTGTAACTGTTTAGGATCTATCTTCTTATCGAATTTAATAGGATCTCTAAAAATATATGGCAATTTAATAATTTTCTCTTCAAAATTTACCGCCTTCTTTTCTTGAGTATATATTTCAATTTTTGTTTCATCAATAAATAAATTTTGACCGAATCCTACTCTTTCTCTTATCGTAGGCAAAGAATTTGCGTTGATTTCATAACCAACAGAATTTCGCTTAAGATTTTTAGCGGCTAATGTCGTTGTCCCGCTGCCTAAAAATGGGTCGAGAACGCTATCACCAACAAATGTAAACATCTTTATAAGCCGCCTCGGCAGTTCTTCGGGAAACATCGCCAAATGTTTAACTTGTTTCTCTCCTGCAAAGTTCCAATGTCCGGAAAAATATTGATTCCATTCTTCGGTAGTCATCTTTGACTTTTCCCGTATTTCGCTGCTAACGGGTTTCGAAATGCCCTGTTTTTTGAAAATCAGGATAAATTCGTAATCCAATTTTAATATACCGTTTCTCGGATAGGGAAAGGAGCCCATAACAGTTGCGCCGCCTGTGGTGTTACAAGTAGTGACCTTCTGCCATATAATCGCTCCCATATAATCAAAACCGATTGTTTCGCAAAATTTTATTATCTCAGTCCTAATTGGTATAATCTTATATCGCCCATAATATACCGCGCGGGCGAATTGATCCCCTATATTTATACAAAGGCGGCAGCCATTCTCTAAAACTCTATAACACTCAGACCAAACTAAATTAAGGTTATTGATATATTCTTCATAGGTATGATTGTATCCGATTTGCTCAGAGCTACCATAATCCTTGAGTTGCCAATAAGGTGGCGATGTAACAACTAATTGAAGAGAAAAATCGGATATCTCTTCCATTCGTCTTGAATCACCTAAAATAATCTTATGTACTGTTTTCATATATTCCTACTGTATCGGACGCCCAAATTTCGCCTGAGCGTCAAGGTTGGCT encodes the following:
- a CDS encoding Fic family protein, with the translated sequence MNANDFKSNRAGKVIKTDRDYSAFVPHSLPPEIKYSAELINLLAEANRHLGNLNGVGVLLPNPNLLIVPYMRREAVLSSKIEGTQTSLSDLFYFEIARREEQKAEVQKTDVLEVVNYVEAMDYGLERLKELPICLRLMREIHGILMKDVRGQHLTPGEFRRSQNWIGSAGCTLNDAAFVPPPVHEMHEALGELEKFLHNRDSIPGLIQCALIHYQFEAIHPFLDGNGRIGRLIITLFLCEREFLGYPMLYLSAFFEKNRREYYDRLVSVSQRGEWEEWISFFLRAIIVQSKDAAENSKAILGLLKNYRERVQEKRTSIYVSKLLDELFKNPYVSISRAAIELKTSFHTAKAAIEKLKKINILVEITDKRRGKVYCAKELLSLLEK
- a CDS encoding MjaI family restriction endonuclease → MKNKRYSKDFGKKEKVLNYACQTYQLSRPNKVGTVMAFIRECQPKSISEWEKWYFEKAYTDGKNPVKITKEILRELGERLYVKITEIVIPEWQDVFKNLTLQDCIDYINNLTIQRTYDGFIREKSVVTDNIAKKFPEVKFVESDPELDHAGDIDYLCYVGDKTFGIQIKPVTAKANFGNYSATERMRASFRLNQ
- a CDS encoding DNA methyltransferase, which codes for MKTVHKIILGDSRRMEEISDFSLQLVVTSPPYWQLKDYGSSEQIGYNHTYEEYINNLNLVWSECYRVLENGCRLCINIGDQFARAVYYGRYKIIPIRTEIIKFCETIGFDYMGAIIWQKVTTCNTTGGATVMGSFPYPRNGILKLDYEFILIFKKQGISKPVSSEIREKSKMTTEEWNQYFSGHWNFAGEKQVKHLAMFPEELPRRLIKMFTFVGDSVLDPFLGSGTTTLAAKNLKRNSVGYEINANSLPTIRERVGFGQNLFIDETKIEIYTQEKKAVNFEEKIIKLPYIFRDPIKFDKKIDPKQLQFGSKIDQSGGRREEYFTVKEVVSPEILKLNNGLTVRLLGVKQDTIKNGKATEYLTNKTQGQKVFLKYDQVKYDSENRLLCYLYLKNKTFINAHLIKERFALVDTDIAFKYKEKFIELQNLEHAHNEK